A genomic segment from bacterium encodes:
- a CDS encoding NAD(P)-binding domain-containing protein translates to MQTLLIWLGVIGLVAVILLPYLIKFRKSRDQFARRKEEARAMGIDRPRAQYPMVDKSQCIGCGACVKACPEGDVLGVVWGVAEVINGERCVGHGYCEVACPVGALKVGLGDIKTRPDIPIMSSVNETSVPGLFIAGELGGLSLIRNAIGQGRMVVDEIARRIGKPTKSDLYDVVIVGAGPAGISAALTAIQHNLSYLLLDEREIGGTILQYPRRKLVMTQPVELPLYGWLSQDEYSKEALVQTWQEITDRFHLNACSGHRVESVRTVNSYFDIRTDQAQYTARFVVLAMGRRGTPRKMEVPGEDLPKVMYQLIDAQSYTNKHMLVVGGGDSAVEAAVGLAKQPGNTVTISYRKNSFFRVKKKNEDAIGKLLSSRGLTAMFDSQVLEVRPDSVLLQTKSGPIELLNDYIIVQIGGIPPFDMLKQMGIAFGGETRPIA, encoded by the coding sequence ATGCAGACTCTGTTGATATGGCTCGGCGTGATCGGTTTGGTGGCAGTCATCCTGCTTCCTTATCTTATCAAATTTCGCAAGAGCCGCGATCAATTTGCCAGGCGCAAGGAAGAAGCGCGCGCCATGGGGATAGATCGTCCGCGCGCGCAGTACCCGATGGTCGACAAGTCGCAGTGCATTGGTTGTGGCGCCTGTGTAAAAGCCTGCCCGGAAGGAGACGTGCTTGGCGTCGTCTGGGGAGTGGCCGAAGTGATCAATGGCGAGCGGTGTGTCGGGCATGGCTATTGCGAAGTCGCCTGCCCAGTCGGCGCTCTCAAGGTCGGGTTGGGTGATATCAAGACTCGACCGGATATCCCGATTATGTCCTCGGTCAACGAAACATCCGTGCCCGGCCTTTTTATCGCCGGTGAACTGGGTGGCCTCTCGCTCATCCGAAACGCGATCGGACAGGGACGGATGGTAGTGGATGAGATCGCTCGACGGATCGGCAAACCGACCAAGAGTGACTTATATGATGTCGTCATTGTCGGCGCCGGCCCGGCAGGCATCTCCGCCGCTTTGACCGCGATCCAACACAATCTTAGCTATCTCTTGCTCGATGAACGAGAGATCGGCGGTACGATCCTGCAATACCCGCGACGGAAACTGGTCATGACCCAGCCGGTGGAATTGCCCTTGTATGGCTGGCTGTCGCAGGATGAATACTCCAAAGAAGCTCTGGTTCAGACATGGCAGGAGATCACCGACCGATTCCATTTAAATGCCTGCTCTGGACATCGGGTCGAGTCGGTCCGCACAGTCAATAGCTACTTCGACATCCGGACTGACCAGGCGCAATATACGGCTCGCTTTGTTGTGCTAGCTATGGGACGACGAGGTACGCCACGCAAAATGGAAGTCCCCGGCGAAGATCTGCCGAAAGTCATGTACCAGTTGATCGATGCCCAGTCTTACACCAACAAGCATATGCTGGTAGTTGGCGGCGGTGACAGCGCAGTCGAGGCTGCGGTCGGACTTGCCAAACAGCCCGGCAACACGGTGACGATCTCTTATCGCAAGAATAGTTTCTTCAGAGTGAAAAAGAAGAACGAGGACGCGATCGGCAAGTTGTTGAGTTCGCGCGGGCTGACGGCGATGTTTGATTCGCAGGTGCTGGAGGTCCGTCCTGATTCCGTTCTCCTGCAAACTAAGTCAGGACCGATCGAACTTCTTAACGATTATATCATCGTGCAGATCGGCGGTATCCCTCCGTTTGACATGCTGAAGCAGATGGGAATCGCTTTCGGCGGCGAAACTCGCCCTATTGCCTGA
- a CDS encoding PAS domain-containing protein — MLVTSANVKTAERDALALDALHHLSAQFAADPDFGSLIRSLLLTLSGQFAVPGVMAIMRHSGVDSTRPSIYAVGTFDRLAKTTARDESYRCWTCMQDVAMPCTGNCVNDAETLESKYRCLRSTFDLSLVVPLVHKQRVFGFVGVGKKHTGESLGPEERSRLEAIISSVIPLITNSYLLSDVLATKQWYASLLDNVPQAVFVCDSTGRLKIMNQAARNLVGYSPAEDTEQSTLQPQVDELLSDIDLPRAVRQFLSDPTAALPGPCSVPDRRTGRVYSLSASRVSVDTGECTDKVLNLDDVTQARETESHLLDLEKLAERGSMVSSIAHEIRNVLAVLHGGIELSQIALKKGDVVKTENYLNRVLDSARHLERFSLELMDTKKGQSQRVPTSLNDLVVNVVTFLKVQRRFKAITFAVELDPHLPAVEADSDQITQLLMNFFNNSADAIREANRLEGRITVSTSSVSGSVTLELTDNGCGMPAEIRDQLFLKRFTTKEDGHGYGLVTCARIISSHQATIKVDSEEGVSTRIQVAFPTR, encoded by the coding sequence GTGCTGGTAACCAGTGCAAACGTAAAGACGGCGGAGCGCGATGCGCTGGCTCTGGATGCGCTGCACCACCTGTCGGCACAATTTGCGGCAGATCCGGATTTTGGTTCCTTGATCCGCTCGCTGTTGCTGACGCTCTCAGGGCAGTTTGCAGTTCCCGGAGTGATGGCGATCATGCGTCATTCGGGCGTCGATTCCACGCGCCCCTCCATCTACGCGGTAGGAACTTTCGATCGTTTGGCCAAGACCACGGCCAGAGATGAATCGTATCGGTGCTGGACCTGCATGCAGGATGTCGCGATGCCCTGTACTGGAAATTGCGTAAATGATGCGGAGACCCTCGAATCCAAGTACCGTTGTCTCCGGAGTACTTTCGACCTGAGCCTTGTTGTACCGCTGGTACATAAGCAAAGAGTGTTTGGTTTTGTGGGAGTGGGGAAAAAGCATACCGGCGAATCATTGGGACCAGAGGAAAGATCGCGGCTGGAAGCGATAATTTCATCAGTCATCCCCTTGATCACAAACTCATACCTTTTGTCAGATGTGTTGGCAACGAAGCAATGGTATGCGTCGCTATTGGACAATGTACCGCAGGCGGTGTTTGTCTGCGATAGTACCGGTCGGCTGAAGATCATGAACCAGGCGGCCCGCAATCTTGTCGGTTATTCGCCTGCTGAAGATACTGAGCAGAGCACACTACAGCCGCAAGTGGATGAGCTGTTGAGCGATATCGATCTGCCGCGAGCTGTTCGGCAGTTCCTGAGTGATCCGACGGCTGCGCTGCCGGGACCATGTTCCGTTCCGGATCGGCGAACCGGACGTGTTTATAGCCTGTCGGCTTCGCGTGTATCAGTCGATACGGGAGAATGCACGGATAAAGTGCTGAATCTGGACGATGTTACCCAGGCTCGCGAGACAGAGTCTCACTTGCTGGATCTGGAGAAGTTGGCTGAACGCGGCTCGATGGTCTCTTCGATCGCCCATGAGATCCGCAATGTCCTGGCTGTACTCCACGGCGGTATTGAATTGTCACAGATCGCACTCAAAAAAGGTGATGTAGTCAAGACTGAAAATTATCTCAATCGGGTGCTCGACAGTGCCCGCCATCTGGAACGATTCAGTCTGGAGTTAATGGACACCAAAAAGGGTCAATCGCAGCGTGTACCGACCTCTCTTAATGACCTGGTAGTCAACGTGGTCACTTTCCTCAAAGTGCAACGACGATTCAAAGCGATCACCTTTGCGGTTGAGCTTGACCCACACCTTCCGGCAGTGGAAGCAGACTCCGATCAGATCACGCAGTTGCTTATGAACTTTTTCAATAATTCGGCCGATGCGATTCGCGAAGCGAATCGTCTCGAGGGCCGGATCACGGTCAGTACTTCATCGGTTTCAGGATCGGTCACTCTGGAGTTGACTGACAACGGTTGCGGTATGCCGGCCGAGATCCGCGATCAGCTTTTCCTCAAGCGTTTTACCACCAAGGAAGATGGTCATGGTTACGGGTTGGTGACTTGCGCACGGATCATTTCCAGTCATCAGGCGACGATCAAGGTTGACTCCGAAGAGGGTGTGTCTACTCGCATCCAGGTTGCTTTTCCTACCAGATAG
- a CDS encoding STAS domain-containing protein: MDRRMLSGQVTVISPGNMLDNYNAGEMVEALVSARAGGVRFAVIDMVNLEFISSAGVGSLLGTVNSFKEQGGDLILCNVSPTVFHVLKVLDLDTYFTIRGSVEEALTLTEATA; encoded by the coding sequence ATGGACAGGCGAATGCTGTCCGGTCAGGTTACGGTGATCTCTCCGGGTAACATGCTGGACAATTACAATGCCGGTGAAATGGTAGAAGCCCTCGTTTCCGCCAGAGCGGGAGGGGTCCGATTCGCAGTCATCGACATGGTCAACCTTGAGTTCATCTCCTCGGCGGGCGTTGGATCGTTGCTGGGAACGGTCAACTCCTTTAAGGAGCAAGGCGGGGACCTGATCCTCTGCAATGTATCGCCGACAGTGTTCCACGTTCTTAAGGTGCTCGATCTGGACACCTATTTCACGATCCGGGGATCGGTAGAGGAAGCACTCACTCTCACGGAGGCTACCGCATAA
- a CDS encoding ATP-binding protein yields the protein MPQQTEATDRIVIELPVSIAPQPSSQFEAELEQALERRPRELLLDCSQIELVYSGHIRLMWRARERCEESGVALRLTSLRPDILRVLRLMDLEEFFPFKVSDWSRGFADVIAADGESVREALSRFEGFLKISEMPDRVAMDVRTVFYEVATNILNHAGLDSREVIIVTAVLSKIGDRNEINLKFIDSGVPFDPSSPRPEVVLKEAASSRRTRGYGLAMIAKLADSVIYERFRGVFNVCTTVKQWST from the coding sequence ATGCCGCAACAAACTGAAGCGACTGACCGGATAGTGATTGAATTGCCGGTCTCAATAGCACCGCAGCCCAGTTCCCAATTTGAGGCGGAACTGGAGCAGGCACTTGAGCGCAGGCCGCGCGAGCTACTCCTGGATTGCTCCCAGATAGAACTGGTTTACTCGGGACATATCCGACTGATGTGGCGGGCACGGGAACGGTGTGAAGAAAGCGGAGTCGCCCTTCGCCTGACCTCCTTACGACCTGATATACTCCGCGTGTTGAGACTGATGGATCTCGAGGAGTTCTTCCCCTTCAAAGTCTCAGACTGGTCGCGCGGGTTTGCCGATGTCATCGCCGCGGATGGTGAATCCGTCCGCGAGGCACTGAGCAGATTCGAAGGGTTCCTGAAGATCTCGGAGATGCCCGACCGAGTGGCTATGGATGTCCGGACGGTCTTTTATGAAGTGGCCACGAATATACTCAATCATGCCGGACTCGATTCACGCGAAGTGATAATTGTGACGGCGGTTTTGTCGAAGATCGGTGATCGCAACGAGATCAATCTCAAGTTCATTGATAGTGGTGTGCCGTTCGATCCGTCATCACCCCGACCGGAAGTTGTTCTCAAAGAGGCGGCCTCCAGTCGCCGAACAAGGGGGTATGGGTTGGCGATGATCGCGAAACTCGCGGACAGCGTGATCTACGAACGGTTCCGGGGGGTATTCAATGTCTGTACCACAGTCAAGCAATGGTCAACATGA
- a CDS encoding SpoIIE family protein phosphatase has protein sequence MTDQVVNKPHEWPDARHYRRSLRWQFPLYLVGMVILLMTAAGYLFTRQHVAEVTSNVVNRLLVQAQSHAVSAAKDILNPNGPDVLLLNNLCRELAVANPGLYWAGVTDEEGSFLAHTDIRLLTGSGRLNLPETPEDTEAGLFSSQVYVVNETLYVYVPVKERDLTVGHLALASSVSKIQEARIRSIIAVLSATVIILLIGIPLILWLIGRELRPINTIVTHLRKVDPNNLSFDIPVRGKNELAYLAETLRVMGSHLKTAQEERLQSERMVRELEIAREIQMGILPRTYPSGATFDFYGTYVSANEVGGDYYDFFPFDNDRLGFLIADVSGKSLPGMLVMLMTRDIIRRVANGNRDPRSVLCDLNKELLATIRQGMFVTMLYGLLDQRTGQVTIASAGHNPLIWISNSQPTPTLVRPPGYPLGLMAPAVFDQRIKNETIQLATDDWLIQFTDGVNEARNPAGAEYGMDRLLANLKERRHLRPIDLVKQSLAEHASFVAAAPQHDDITLVAMKWTGLAGEKSIQETGQYAATN, from the coding sequence ATGACTGATCAGGTCGTCAACAAGCCGCACGAGTGGCCGGACGCACGGCATTACCGACGTTCGTTGAGGTGGCAGTTTCCCCTCTACCTGGTAGGTATGGTAATTCTGCTGATGACCGCCGCCGGGTACCTGTTCACTCGTCAGCATGTGGCCGAGGTAACCTCAAACGTGGTCAATCGGTTGTTGGTGCAGGCGCAATCTCATGCAGTTTCCGCGGCCAAAGACATTCTCAATCCGAATGGACCTGATGTACTTCTGCTGAACAACCTCTGTCGTGAATTGGCTGTCGCCAATCCCGGACTCTACTGGGCAGGGGTGACGGATGAAGAGGGAAGTTTTCTGGCGCATACCGATATTCGCCTGCTGACCGGGAGCGGTCGCCTGAATCTTCCGGAAACTCCCGAGGATACCGAGGCCGGACTGTTCTCTTCGCAGGTCTATGTGGTGAATGAGACGCTCTATGTTTATGTCCCGGTAAAGGAACGCGACCTCACCGTGGGGCACCTGGCTCTCGCTTCTTCGGTCAGCAAGATACAGGAAGCGCGCATTCGCTCCATTATAGCCGTGCTTTCGGCGACCGTGATCATACTGCTCATCGGTATTCCCTTGATCCTCTGGCTGATCGGGCGGGAGCTCCGTCCGATCAATACGATCGTGACTCACCTGAGAAAGGTCGATCCCAACAATCTCTCCTTTGATATCCCGGTTCGAGGCAAGAACGAACTGGCATACCTTGCCGAGACCCTGCGGGTTATGGGGAGTCACCTGAAGACTGCGCAAGAGGAAAGACTGCAATCAGAGCGAATGGTTCGGGAGCTGGAAATAGCGCGTGAGATCCAGATGGGGATCCTCCCGCGTACCTACCCCAGCGGCGCGACATTCGATTTCTATGGAACCTATGTCAGCGCCAACGAAGTTGGTGGGGACTATTATGACTTTTTCCCCTTTGATAACGATCGTCTCGGTTTCCTGATCGCAGATGTATCGGGCAAATCTCTTCCCGGTATGCTGGTCATGTTGATGACCAGAGATATCATCCGAAGAGTCGCCAATGGGAATCGCGATCCTCGTTCTGTTCTCTGCGACCTGAACAAGGAACTTCTGGCGACGATCCGTCAGGGGATGTTCGTCACTATGCTGTATGGGTTGCTGGATCAACGAACGGGGCAAGTAACGATCGCATCGGCCGGACATAATCCACTGATCTGGATTTCAAATTCACAGCCGACTCCGACGTTGGTACGACCGCCGGGATACCCGCTTGGATTGATGGCTCCGGCGGTATTCGATCAACGGATCAAGAATGAGACCATTCAGTTGGCGACCGATGACTGGCTGATCCAGTTCACGGACGGAGTCAACGAAGCACGCAATCCTGCGGGGGCGGAATACGGTATGGATCGCCTGTTGGCCAACCTGAAGGAACGGCGACATCTGCGTCCGATCGATCTGGTGAAGCAGTCGTTGGCCGAGCATGCATCCTTCGTGGCCGCCGCACCGCAACATGATGATATTACACTGGTAGCAATGAAGTGGACCGGACTCGCCGGTGAAAAGTCGATTCAGGAGACTGGACAGTATGCCGCAACAAACTGA
- a CDS encoding tetratricopeptide repeat protein — MRELIVAVGLILLICATAVMADSGSESPFTLGTGARELSLGGAGVAVSDGATAPYWNPSNLASAQHFNFTGFYSRLFDTDVAYHYAGLVWPTLEMGTFGLGVFRLGVDGIEERDERNLMLGYFSEQRLAAYASYGRSLGSYRVGFSIHFEHQSLADRTATSTPGLTLALGRSIAPASGWFRSADLTLVLRNVITPNMTLLNEKVSLPFRAELGSRMLLTPAGENHKAAVNVSVGKREGEDPYTALGLEYSLQEMLMLRGGWDGGDLSYGAGIHFGPLSFDYALVNRDLGTMHMFSLTTSVGSSVEQRREAREQRREREFDRMMTERVSSQNERMISDLLESGQSLLSAGELAKASSDLERALFLCRASGGDTTKIAEVAAEARLRLEQIADQERFNELLDSATSRFAQGDLLGTKYYAEVALSLNATSAIAADLLTQAERAMQDASAQDRLITDRLYTLDSLVDQGKLSEAEDLHRNIAQYTSDYPRIEAMGRRIRFERLRRTAEAAAGDGDPVRAASLADSIAILFPGHEWLPAFRQRLQRTKSELATTAPAKTVTAPPKLSAAVRKEADEAYQEGQKAFAEGDLGNAIMHWEQVNRLAPNFRSVTDYLVKAYKLTGIDLYGKNRLSEAIGYWQKALDLAPTSGEIASYIARTRGEMARLEEAGEND, encoded by the coding sequence ATGAGAGAGTTGATCGTGGCGGTTGGACTGATCCTGCTCATCTGCGCGACTGCAGTAATGGCAGATTCCGGGAGCGAATCGCCGTTCACGCTCGGAACCGGGGCACGGGAACTTTCGCTCGGTGGAGCAGGGGTGGCTGTTTCTGATGGAGCGACTGCGCCATACTGGAATCCGTCCAACCTCGCGTCGGCCCAGCATTTCAATTTCACCGGATTCTACAGCCGGCTATTCGATACGGATGTTGCCTATCACTATGCCGGCTTGGTCTGGCCGACCCTTGAAATGGGTACTTTCGGTCTGGGAGTTTTCAGACTCGGCGTGGATGGGATCGAAGAGCGTGATGAGCGAAATCTGATGTTGGGGTACTTCTCTGAACAGCGGCTTGCCGCGTATGCGTCATATGGAAGATCACTGGGGAGTTATCGTGTCGGTTTCTCCATTCACTTTGAACACCAATCGCTGGCGGACCGGACCGCGACATCCACTCCCGGATTGACCCTGGCCCTTGGTCGATCGATAGCGCCTGCTTCCGGATGGTTCCGTTCGGCGGATCTTACGCTGGTGTTGAGAAATGTCATCACTCCCAACATGACGCTGTTGAATGAAAAGGTGAGTCTGCCTTTCCGCGCCGAACTTGGTTCGCGCATGTTGTTGACTCCAGCGGGAGAAAATCATAAAGCGGCGGTCAATGTGAGCGTCGGAAAGCGCGAGGGGGAAGATCCGTATACCGCGCTGGGGTTGGAGTACTCTCTACAAGAAATGCTGATGCTGCGGGGCGGATGGGATGGCGGTGACCTCTCGTACGGAGCAGGAATACACTTTGGTCCCCTGAGTTTCGATTACGCGCTGGTGAACCGCGATCTGGGAACTATGCACATGTTCTCGCTGACGACCTCGGTAGGGTCATCAGTCGAGCAGCGTCGCGAGGCCCGCGAACAACGTCGCGAACGAGAGTTCGACCGGATGATGACCGAGCGCGTTAGTTCTCAGAATGAGCGAATGATATCTGATCTGCTCGAATCCGGGCAATCCCTGCTCAGCGCGGGCGAGCTTGCCAAAGCATCCTCCGATCTGGAGCGTGCTCTCTTCCTTTGTCGTGCTTCAGGCGGAGATACAACGAAGATCGCTGAAGTTGCTGCAGAAGCAAGACTGCGGCTGGAACAGATAGCAGACCAGGAACGCTTCAACGAATTGCTGGATTCAGCAACTTCGCGGTTCGCACAGGGTGACCTGCTCGGCACGAAATACTACGCGGAAGTCGCGCTGTCACTGAATGCAACATCGGCGATAGCTGCGGACCTCCTGACACAGGCTGAGCGCGCCATGCAGGATGCCTCGGCTCAGGACAGATTGATCACTGATAGACTTTATACGTTGGACTCGCTCGTCGATCAGGGGAAACTGAGCGAAGCTGAAGATCTCCACCGCAATATTGCGCAGTATACTTCAGACTATCCGAGGATTGAGGCGATGGGACGCCGGATCCGATTTGAGAGACTGCGTCGGACTGCCGAAGCGGCGGCAGGTGATGGTGATCCAGTGCGGGCTGCATCCTTGGCGGATTCCATCGCGATCTTATTCCCCGGCCACGAGTGGCTTCCGGCGTTTCGCCAGCGCCTGCAGAGAACCAAGTCTGAACTAGCGACGACAGCACCGGCGAAGACGGTTACCGCACCACCGAAGCTGAGTGCCGCGGTTCGCAAGGAAGCAGATGAAGCATACCAGGAAGGACAGAAAGCGTTTGCCGAGGGTGATCTTGGCAACGCCATCATGCACTGGGAACAGGTGAATCGATTGGCGCCAAATTTCAGATCGGTTACGGACTATTTGGTTAAGGCATACAAATTGACCGGAATAGATCTCTACGGCAAAAACCGACTAAGTGAGGCGATCGGTTATTGGCAGAAAGCTCTCGATCTGGCGCCGACGAGCGGCGAGATAGCCAGTTATATCGCGCGGACGCGCGGGGAAATGGCACGACTGGAAGAGGCAGGCGAGAATGACTGA
- a CDS encoding prolyl oligopeptidase family serine peptidase, protein MVKFLLGLWITLSLLMTAEVVMAVDDAHFRHISFGSSPSTVEPPVDFLEFPPVIDGRLDDSLRFLEERQFTFAYVLQDDSVSPASYRLAYGAGFFYVYLEMAGDRLIYRDRAYQNGDGFHMVIAAPQPDQAPSDEFYVLACSAVNEPSQEWTRRIFWYYNVDKIFVPTSENAKLECRQGDGKISFELLLPWTDVRPYHPWLSEAIGFNLRTVKAIEPDRVMLFGVVDDPYIDSEQRKRQYALLSFQPPVVHHSTQTFVQPTRSNIEMGDSLEIVSANIAPATGTSELTVSIYTGEGERILNQQISQECARTLKNSTFRLNTSALPVGGYKVRWSSEGGINRGECGLTVLPDVDLPLLTKRIESIRSKVSTSTVSTLQFLVDDTQHKLKSVYPYETCGEMRIALDGLVQSIEHAESGIDDFAHATGFVRKAYRSRIDASLQPYMVWLPSDYSRDKNYPLFVYLHGSASDEKSFTKRGASEIIPDGFIAVAPFGRGKSNAFCADHAQDDIAEVIATVSQDYSVDTNAILLGGFSMGGYGVFRTAYETPGKFKALAIVSGDPTLGQRYSGDSTQPDFLEDRNLKAFKNLPIFIFHGEKDRNCAFETTQKLVEKLQKAGARVQFVSESDKGHDFPNSVTIQNYRQWVMGIFGTLR, encoded by the coding sequence ATGGTTAAATTTCTGCTTGGATTATGGATCACCCTGAGCCTGTTGATGACAGCGGAAGTAGTGATGGCGGTCGACGACGCTCACTTCCGGCACATCAGTTTCGGTTCATCGCCGAGCACCGTTGAGCCACCTGTTGATTTTCTCGAATTCCCACCGGTAATTGACGGTCGACTAGACGATTCGTTGCGGTTTCTGGAGGAACGTCAATTCACGTTCGCTTACGTACTTCAAGATGACTCTGTCTCACCGGCCAGCTATCGCCTCGCCTACGGTGCCGGATTCTTCTATGTGTATCTGGAAATGGCAGGAGACCGCTTGATATATCGCGACCGTGCCTATCAAAATGGCGACGGATTCCACATGGTGATTGCCGCCCCGCAGCCCGATCAGGCACCCTCCGACGAATTTTATGTACTTGCCTGTTCCGCTGTAAATGAACCATCACAGGAGTGGACGCGCCGCATATTTTGGTACTATAACGTTGACAAGATCTTTGTGCCCACCAGCGAAAACGCCAAACTCGAATGTCGGCAGGGCGACGGGAAGATCAGCTTTGAGTTGCTATTGCCGTGGACCGATGTCCGGCCCTATCACCCCTGGTTGTCCGAGGCGATTGGTTTCAATTTGCGGACAGTGAAGGCAATTGAGCCGGATCGTGTGATGCTGTTTGGTGTCGTGGATGATCCCTATATTGATTCCGAGCAGCGAAAGCGCCAATATGCGCTGCTCTCGTTTCAGCCGCCAGTGGTTCACCACTCGACCCAGACATTCGTGCAGCCGACTCGAAGCAATATTGAAATGGGCGATAGCCTCGAGATTGTTTCGGCCAATATTGCCCCGGCAACAGGCACCTCCGAGCTGACAGTAAGCATATATACAGGCGAAGGGGAGAGAATTCTGAACCAACAAATAAGTCAGGAATGCGCTCGGACACTCAAAAATTCGACTTTTCGACTCAATACGTCGGCCCTTCCGGTCGGTGGTTATAAAGTGCGATGGAGTTCCGAAGGCGGCATCAACCGCGGTGAGTGTGGTCTGACTGTACTGCCTGACGTAGATTTGCCGCTGTTGACAAAACGAATCGAATCCATCAGAAGCAAAGTATCCACTTCCACTGTTAGTACACTTCAATTCTTAGTGGACGACACACAACACAAGCTCAAATCTGTTTATCCCTATGAGACCTGCGGAGAGATGAGAATTGCCCTGGATGGACTGGTCCAGTCAATCGAACACGCAGAAAGTGGAATCGATGATTTCGCACATGCCACCGGGTTTGTGCGAAAAGCGTACCGTTCACGCATTGACGCGAGTCTGCAACCATATATGGTCTGGCTTCCGTCAGATTACAGCCGGGATAAGAACTACCCGTTATTCGTTTACCTTCACGGAAGCGCATCAGATGAGAAGAGCTTTACCAAACGTGGTGCGAGCGAAATCATCCCCGATGGATTCATCGCCGTTGCGCCTTTCGGCCGGGGCAAATCGAATGCGTTTTGTGCCGACCATGCACAGGATGATATCGCTGAAGTTATCGCGACTGTCTCCCAGGATTATTCTGTCGACACTAACGCCATCTTGCTTGGTGGCTTTTCTATGGGAGGATATGGCGTTTTCCGAACGGCGTATGAGACGCCGGGCAAATTCAAAGCGCTGGCCATTGTGAGCGGCGATCCAACCCTTGGCCAGAGGTATTCTGGGGACAGCACACAGCCAGACTTCCTGGAAGACCGCAATCTGAAAGCGTTCAAGAACCTTCCGATCTTTATCTTTCATGGTGAAAAGGACAGAAATTGCGCGTTTGAGACGACGCAGAAGTTGGTAGAAAAGCTTCAGAAAGCAGGAGCACGGGTACAGTTTGTTTCTGAGTCGGATAAGGGGCATGATTTTCCAAACTCAGTCACCATCCAGAACTATCGTCAATGGGTAATGGGCATTTTTGGGACTCTTCGCTAG